A genomic region of Haliotis asinina isolate JCU_RB_2024 chromosome 1, JCU_Hal_asi_v2, whole genome shotgun sequence contains the following coding sequences:
- the LOC137283817 gene encoding 4-hydroxy-2-oxoglutarate aldolase, mitochondrial-like produces MHSVSRLFRAVWPSVTARLYSSTTSKDISGIFPPIPTPFNADETIAWDKLESNIKKWNEIPLRGYVVQGSTGEYTFMTPQERVEVVRRVKDFTGPGKMLIAGSGCESTRDTITMTREMSSAGAEAVLVVTPCYYKGRMTSSAFIQHYTRVADDSPVPVILYSVPSNTGIDLPPDAIIQLAKHPNIIGIKESGGDIARIGSLVHNTAKDGFQVLSGSASFLYPALSVGCVGGVCALGNVLGGPLCQLEQLVKEGKLNEAKLLQHRLIAVNAAVTTVYGIAGVKKAMEWFGFYGGPTRSPLQSLTESEEKDLRDTFVNSGFL; encoded by the coding sequence ATGCATTCTGTATCCAGGTTATTTCGTGCTGTGTGGCCTTCAGTCACGGCAAGACTCTACAGTTCCACAACCAGTAAGGACATCAGCGGAATTTTCCCTCCCATCCCAACCCCATTCAACGCAGACGAGACAATCGCGTGGGATAAACTCGAATCAAATATCAAGAAATGGAATGAGATTCCCCTTCGTGGGTATGTAGTGCAAGGTTCGACCGGAGAGTATACGTTCATGACACCTCAGGAGAGAGTTGAAGTCGTAAGACGCGTTAAAGACTTTACTGGACCGGGTAAGATGTTGATCGCTGGTTCGGGCTGTGAGTCAACGCGTGACACAATCACTATGACCCGGGAAATGTCGTCTGCTGGTGCAGAGGCAGTTTTGGTGGTGACGCCATGTTATTATAAAGGACGCATGACCTCAAGCGCTTTCATCCAACACTACACTCGCGTAGCAGACGACAGTCCAGTTCCTGTGATTCTCTACAGCGTTCCTTCAAACACAGGAATCGATTTACCCCCCGACGCCATTATACAGCTGGCCAAACATCCGAATATCATCGGAATCAAAGAAAGTGGAGGTGACATTGCTAGGATTGGCAGTTTGGTGCACAATACTGCCAAGGACGGGTTCCAGGTTTTGTCCGGGTCTGCCAGTTTTCTCTACCCAGCCCTTTCTGTTGGGTGTGTCGGAGGGGTGTGTGCCCTGGGAAATGTTCTGGGTGGTCCGTTGTGCCAACTTGAACAGCTTGTCAAGGAAGGGAAGTTGAACGAAGCTAAGCTACTCCAGCATCGGCTCATCGCTGTCAATGCCGCCGTAACGACGGTGTACGGTATTGCAGGGGTGAAGAAAGCCATGGAATGGTTCGGATTTTATGGAGGCCCAACACGATCCCCTCTTCAGTCATTAACAGAGTCGGAAGAAAAAGACCTGAGAGACACTTTTGTTAACTCTGGCTTCTTGTGA